A part of Aegilops tauschii subsp. strangulata cultivar AL8/78 chromosome 2, Aet v6.0, whole genome shotgun sequence genomic DNA contains:
- the LOC109743200 gene encoding 2-alkenal reductase (NADP(+)-dependent)-like, protein MAAAAEVSNRSVILKRHVTGFPTEDDMELVTATVRLAVPPGSAAVMVKNLYLSCDPYMRSRMTNHKEPSYVPDYVPGEVIPTFSVSKVVESGHPDYKAGDLVWGMTACEEYTLITSPESIFKINHPKLPLSCYLGVLGMPGLTAYAGFFDVSKPKKGDYVFISAASGAVGQLVGQLAKITGCYVVGSAGSDEKVNLLKTKFGFDDAFNYKKEQDLNAALKRCFPEGIDIYFDNVGGAMLDAALLNMRLHGRVAMCGLISQYNLELHEGVRNLACVVTKRVRIEGFIVMEYFGTYRKFEEEMVSHLKEGNITYVEDVAEGIENMPAALVGLFYGRNIGKQLVAVARD, encoded by the exons atggcggcggcggcggaggtaaGCAACAGGAGCGTGATCCTGAAGCGGCATGTGACGGGGTTCCCCACCGAGGACGACATGGAGCTCGTCACGGCGACGGTGCGCCTGGCCGTCCCGCCCGGGTCGGCGGCGGTGATGGTGAAGAACCTGTACCTCTCCTGCGATCCCTACATGCGCAGCCGGATGACCAACCACAAGGAGCCCAGCTACGTCCCGGACTACGTCCCCGGGGAG GTTATACCTACTTTCAGCGTGAGCAAGGTGGTAGAATCCGGGCACCCGGATTACAAGGCCGGTGATCTCGTGTGGGGAATGACAGCATGTGAAGAATACACATTGATCACTAGTCCGGAGTCAATTTTCAAGATCAACCATCCCAAATTACCGCTGTCGTGCTACTTAGGTGTTCTCG GCATGCCAGGCCTTACTGCATATGCTGGATTTTTCGATGTGTCCAAGCCAAAAAAGGGCGACTATGTGTTTATCTCGGCAGCATCAGGCGCCGTCGGACAACTTGTCGGACAGCTTGCCAAGATCACAGGTTGTTATGTAGTTGGCAGTGCCGGTTCTGATGAGAAG GTCAACCTCTTGAAAACAAAGTTTGGATTCGATGATGCATTCAACTACAAGAAGGAACAGGACCTCAACGCCGCACTAAAGAG GTGCTTCCCGGAGGGCATTGACATCTACTTCGACAATGTGGGTGGTGCGATGTTAGACGCTGCGCTACTCAACATGAGGCTGCACGGGCGGGTGGCCATGTGCGGGTTGATTTCGCAGTACAACCTAGAGCTGCATGAGGGCGTGCGCAACCTTGCATGCGTCGTTACCAAGCGCGTCCGCATAGAGGGGTTCATCGTGATGGAGTACTTCGGCACCTACCGCAAGTTCGAAGAGGAGATGGTGAGTCACCTCAAGGAAGGGAACATCACCTACGTGGAGGACGTCGCTGAGGGGATCGAGAACATGCCGGCAGCTCTTGTCGGGCTCTTCTACGGGCGCAACATCGGAAAACAGCTGGTGGCTGTTGCACGGGATTGA
- the LOC109743199 gene encoding UDP-glycosyltransferase 88F5: MDGRKQVVLYPSPGMGHLVSMIELGKVLAARGLAITIVIVSLPFVDTSARGPFLAGVTAANPSISFHCFPQVEVPPLDSDHPEAVTYEVAGLSIPHLRGFLAGASSAVLVVDFFCSIALDVAAELGVHGYCFFTSAAEALAFFLYLPVLHARSAASFREMGEELVHVPGIPVLPATHFPKPLMDRDDPAYRWSLRVSPDLCRSQGIIVNTFRSLEPRAVDAISAGLCTPPGLPTPPVYCIGPLIKSEEVGVKRGHECLAWLDMQPTASVVFLCFGSLGVFDARQIREVAIGLEASGKRFLWVVRSPPNDDPAKKFEEPPEPDLDALLPEGFLERTKGTGLVVKSWAPQRDVLAHGAVGGFVTHCGWNSVLEAVMAGVPMLAWPLYAEQRMNRVFLEEELGLAVAMDGYDKEVVEADQVASKVRWLIDSDGGRVLRERTMAAMRRAKEALVEGGESNLTLTRLVEGWMLP; this comes from the coding sequence ATGGACGGTCGGAAGCAGGTGGTGCTCTACCCGTCGCCCGGCATGGGCCACCTGGTCTCCATGATCGAGCTCGGCAAGGTCCTCGCGGCTCGCGGCCTCgccatcaccatcgtcatcgtgAGCCTACCGTTCGTCGACACGAGCGCGAGGGGGCCTTTCCTGGCCGGCGTCACAGCGGCCAACCCCTCCATCTCCTTCCACTGCTTCCCGCAGGTCGAGGTCCCGCCGCTCGACTCCGACCACCCCGAGGCGGTCACCTACGAGGTGGCCGGCCTCTCCATCCCGCACCTCCGCGGCTTCCTCGCCGGCGCCTCCTCGGCCGTCCTCGTCGTCGACTTCTTCTGCAGCATCGCGCTCGACGTCGCCGCCGAGCTTGGCGTCCACGGGTACTGTTTCTTCACGTCTGCCGCCGAGGCCCTGGCTTTTTTCCTGTATTTGCCGGTCCTGCATGCTCGGAGCGCGGCCAGCTTTCGGGAGATGGGGGAAGAGCTCGTGCACGTGCCGGGGATCCCCGTGTTGCCGGCGACGCACTTCCCCAAGCCGCTCATGGACCGTGACGACCCGGCATACAGATGGTCGCTGAGAGTGTCCCCCGACCTCTGCCGCTCCCAGGGAATCATCGTCAACACCTTCCGCTCGCTCGAGCCACGCGCGGTGGACGCCATCAGCGCCGGGCTCTGCACGCCTCCCGGCCTTCCGACGCCGCCGGTCTACTGCATCGGGCCGCTGATAAAGTCGGAGGAGGTGGGCGTGAAGCGCGGCCACGAGTGCCTCGCGTGGCTGGACATGCAGCCCACCGCCAGCGTGGTGTTCCTCTGCTTCGGCAGCCTCGGCGTGTTCGACGCAAGGCAGATCAGAGAGGTCGCCATTGGCCTGGAGGCGAGCGGCAAGAGGTTCCTGTGGGTCGTGCGGAGTCCGCCCAACGACGACCCGGCCAAGAAGTTTGAGGAGCCGCCGGAGCCGGACCTCGACGCTCTCCTCCCGGAGGGCTTCCTGGAGCGGACCAAGGGCACGGGTCTCGTCGTCAAGTCATGGGCGCCGCAGCGCGACGTGCTGGCGCACGGCGCCGTGGGCGGTTTCGTGACGCACTGCGGGTGGAACTCCGTGCTCGAGGCGGTCATGGCCGGCGTGCCCATGCTGGCCTGGCCGCTGTACGCGGAGCAGCGGATGAACAGAGTGTTCCTGGAAGAGGAGCTGGGCCTGGCGGTGGCAATGGATGGATATGACAAGGAGGTGGTGGAAGCCGACCAAGTGGCGTCGAAGGTGAGGTGGTTGATCGACTCCGACGGCGGGAGGGTGCTCCGGGAGCGGACGATGGCGGCTATGCGACGGGCCAAGGAGGCGCTGGTTGAGGGTGGGGAGTCGAATTTGACGTTGACGCGACTGGTCGAGGGCTGGATGCTCCCTTGA